The Bacteroides sp. AN502(2024) DNA segment GCCTCAAAATCACTGGTAAAAAGCACCAGCGCATTTTGTTCTGTATATAAGTTGACATTGCTCAATAGCTCGATTGGACCGGTCAACCAGACGCCTTTGGGGATAACTACTTTACCCCCTCCGTGTTGATTCACGTCTTTAATAGCATCATTGATAGCTTTGGTATTCAGGAACAGACCGTTTCCTTTGGCTCCGAATTTCTCAATGTTTACTTCGTAAGCAGGAAAAACCGGTTGCTGTACTTTCGGCATTTCAAAAGGTAAATTTTGGTAAAGAGAGTCGCTGATTGAGCTTTCTTTTACGCCAGTCTCGCTTTGTTTACATCCCGATGAGATAAACGGTAAACAGTATACGGCTATCCAGAAGAGTCTTTTTGTCAATGTATTCATTTAATAACTTAATTTCTATAGGGTTATACATCTATTGTTTTTCTTTCTTGGTAGTTAGTTCATGATTAATAAGGATGATTTCATAACTTTTATCTCCTTCCGCTGGTGATCTGTCGCAGGTTTTAAATAAATAGGATGAAAAAACTCTTATCTTATCGGTGGCAAAGATAGGTGGGAAAGCTTAAGACGATGTGGACTAATTGATAGAATACTTGTATTTTTTGTCATTTCTGTCTATTATTTGCGCACTTCTCGTGTTTTTATGCAGAAAGTTCCTATCTTTGCGCAAATTTTAACTGTTAAAAAATATGAGTTACAACTTGTTGAAAGGAAAAAGAGGTGTTATCTTCGGTGCTTTGAACGATCAGTCTATTGCTTGGAAAGTGGCAGAGCGTGCCGTAGAAGAAGGTGCAACCATTACATTATCAAATACTCCGATGGCTATCCGTATGGGAGAAGTTGATGCTTTGGCCCAAAAATTAAATTGCCAGGTTATTCCGGCAGATGCCACCAGCGTAGAAGATTTGCAAAATGTCTTCAAGACCTCCATGGATATACTGGGTGGACAAATTGATTTTGTACTCCACTCTATCGGTATGTCTCCCAACGTGCGCAAGAAACGTACTTACGATGACCTTGACTATGGAATGTTGGATAAAACATTGGATATTTCAGCTGTTTCATTCCACAAAATGATTCAGTCGGCCAAGAAACTGAATGCTATTGCTGATTATGGTTCTATCGTCGCTTTGAGCTACGTAGCCGCACAGCGTACTTTCTATGGTTATAATGATATGGCGGATGCGAAGGCATTGCTGGAATCTATTGCACGTAGCTTCGGTTACATTTATGGACGTGAACATAATGTACGTGTGAACACGATTTCACAGTCGCCTACATTTACTACTGCCGGTTCGGGCGTGAAGGGTATGGACAAACTGTTCGACTTTTCCAACCGTATGTCTCCGCTTGGAAATGCAACGGCTGACGAATGTGCCGGTTATTGCATTGTGATGTTCTCCGATCTTACTCGCAAGGTGACTATGCAGAACCTATTCCATGACGGTGGATTCTCTAGCGTAGGTATGAGTCTTCGTGCCATGGCTACTTACGAGAAAGGGCTAGAGGAGTATATGGACGAAAACGGCAACATCATTTACGGATAAAAGATTATGAAATTACGGATCTCTCTTCTTAATCTATTGATAGGTATG contains these protein-coding regions:
- a CDS encoding enoyl-ACP reductase, coding for MSYNLLKGKRGVIFGALNDQSIAWKVAERAVEEGATITLSNTPMAIRMGEVDALAQKLNCQVIPADATSVEDLQNVFKTSMDILGGQIDFVLHSIGMSPNVRKKRTYDDLDYGMLDKTLDISAVSFHKMIQSAKKLNAIADYGSIVALSYVAAQRTFYGYNDMADAKALLESIARSFGYIYGREHNVRVNTISQSPTFTTAGSGVKGMDKLFDFSNRMSPLGNATADECAGYCIVMFSDLTRKVTMQNLFHDGGFSSVGMSLRAMATYEKGLEEYMDENGNIIYG